The sequence below is a genomic window from Halomonas halophila.
TCGCCCAGGGCGCCGTCGTCGATCAGCCGCAGCGCTCGCTCGAGCGTGGTGCGGGTGCCGCGCCAGGCGGGGGAGTCGGGGGCGCTGTCGGGCCGGCAGCGCAGGCAGGGCCGGAAGCCGGCCTCGGCGGCGGCCAGGGGCGTGTCGAAGTAGCGCACCCGGGTGTCTTTCGACGGGATGGCCGGGCAGATCGGTCGGCAGTAGATGCCGGTGCTGGTCACACCGACCACGAAGCGGCCGTCGAAGCGCGCATCCCGGGCCAGGCGCGCCTGGCGGCACTGAGCGGCATCCAGCATGGCGGCGTTCCTCGGTCTCGGTTCCTGATCGCAGTGTAACGCGCCAGCGCGGCGAGACTCGCCGGAAACGGACGTGGAGGCCGTCAGCCGAGCTTCAGCGGCCCGTTGCTCTTGAGGGTGTCCATGGCCACCTGAGTGGCGACGTTCTGGATGCCCTCGAGCGGGCTTATTGCCTCGGCGAGGAAGGCCGACAGTGCCCCCAGGCTTTCCACCACCACCTTGAGGACGAAATCATGGTCGCCGGTGATGGTGTGGCATTCGATGACCTCGTCGCGGGCCAGCAGCGCCGCCACGGCATCCAGCGGGCGGTCCATGCGCGACTTGTCCATGGAGATGGAGATGAAGGCCGTTACCGCCAGGCCCAGCGCCCGGGGATCGAGCCGTAGTGCATAGCCCTGGATGATGCCGTCGCGTTCGAGCCGCGCCAGGCGCCGCGAGCACTGACTGGGCGAGAGGCTGACGGCCTCCGAGAGGGCGCCGAGGGTCAGGCGGGCGTCGCGCTGGAGGGCATGGAGCAGGGCCAGGTCGAAGCGATCGAGTGTTGTCATTTATCTTTATGTGGCCTTTTTATGCAAGATTCTTGCGTTAAAGATGGCCAGGAGCCCATGAGAATGCAAACGGGCGTCGTCCGTCCTCGCCTAGAATGATCGCAGGCCTTTCCCCTGACCTGCGGAGACCCGACATGAGCGTCAGCCTGGACCGCGTTCGCGAGCTGGACCGCCACGATCCCCTGGCGGGCTTCAAGCGCCGCTTCGCCCTCCCCGAGGGCACCCTCTACCTCGACGGCAACTCTCTCGGTGCCCAGCCGACGGCCGCCAGGGAAGCCGTCGCCGCGACCCTGGATCAGTGGCGCGACGAGCTGATCGGCGGCTGGAACCAGGGCTGGTTCGATGCCCCGGAGCGCCTCGGCAACCGGCTGGCGCCGGTGATCGGTGCCCGCGATGGCGAAGTGGTGGTCACCGACAACATCACCCTCAACCTGTTCAAGCTGCTGGGCTATATCCTCGAGCGGCGTGGCGATGGAGACGGTGGCGCGGTGCTCAGCGAGGGCGGCAACTTTCCCACCGACGGCTACATCGCCCAGGGCTTCTGCCGGCTCGGCGGCGTCGAGCATCGTGTACTGCCCGAGGGCGCCGAGCTCGCCGACCACCTGGACGGCGTGGCCGTGGTGGTGCTCAGCCAGGTCAACTACCGCACTGGCCGGCTGCGCGACATGGCCGCGACCACGCGCCGGGTGCATGAGGCCGGGGCCGAGGTGATCTGGGACCTGGCCCACTCGGCCGGCGCGTTGCCGGTGGACCTCGCCGGCAGCGGCGCCCGTTACGCGGTGGGCTGCACCTACAAGTACCTCAACGGCGGCCCCGGCGCGCCGGGCTTCCTCTATGTGCATCGGGACCACCAGGACGGCGGCTGGCAGCCGCTCTCGGGCTGGCACGGCCATGCCGCGCCCTTCGCCTTCGACGCCGACTATGCCCCGGCCGGTGACATCACCCGCTTTCGTACCGGCACCCACTCCGCGCTGGCCTACAGCGCCCTGGAGGCCTCACTTTCGATGTGGGGCGATGTCGACATGGCGGCGCTGCGGGAGAAGAGCCTGGCGCTGAGCGCGCTGTTCCGCGACTGCCTGGCCGATCTGTTCGAGGCGCATGGCATCGAGGACATCACCCCGCCGGCGGCCGAGCGCGGCAGCCAGGTGTCGCTGGTGGATGCCGACAACGGCTACGCCATCGTCCAGGCGCTGATCAGTCGCGGGGTGATCGGCGACTACCGTGAGCCGGGCCTGATGCGCTTCGGCTTCACGCCGCTCTACCTGAGCTTCGAGGACGTCTGGCGGGCGGCGATGCACTTCCGCGAGGTGGTCGAGAGCGGCGAGTATCGTGAGCCGCGCTTCCACGTTCGCGGGGCGGTGACCTGATGGCGGGTCACGACGGGCAATGGGCGCTGGATCGTGCCTATTCGCCGAGCCTCTGTGCGCGAAGCTTCGAGGCCAGCCTGGCTCGCCAGGCTCGGCGTGGCGAGCGGCTCAGGGAACGTCATCCGCCGCGACGCCTGAGCTATGGGCCGGGCGCTCAGGAGGGTATCAATCTCTTCCTGCCGACGACGGGCAAGCCGCGCGGGTTGATGGTGTTCCTGCATGGCGGCTACTGGCAGGAGCTGGACGCCTCGGCGACGGATTTCATGGCCGGCGACTGGTTCGAGGCCGGCTGGGCCTTCGCGTCCGTGGACTATCCGCTGGCGCCGCGGACATCCCTCGAGGCCATCGTCGAAGCCTGCCGGCGGGCGGTCGCGGTCCTTCAACGAGAGCTGGGGGAGCTGAACGCCGAAGCGCCCCTTCACCTGGGGGGGCACAGCGCCGGGGCGCACCTGGCATTGGCGAGTTGCCTGGGCGAGCAGGGGCTGGCGGGCATCGACTCGCTGTGGTTGATCAGCGGTATCTATGACCTGCGCCCCCTGGTGGAGACCTACATCAATGCCCCGCTGGGGCTGGACCCTGGGCGTGCCGAGGAGCTTAGTCCCTTGTGCCAGCCACTGGCGGGACTGCCACCGCTTCAGCTGGTGCTCGGGGAATTCGACCCGCCGGCGTTCCATCGCCAGAGCGAACGGCTCGATGAACGGGTGCGGGCGGCAGGAGGGCGCTGTCGGCTGACCGAGCTCAAGGACTGTGACCACTTCGATATTCTCGAGCGGCTCGGCAGCACGCCAGATCGTTCGGGCAAGGATGCATCAGCCAACGAATCAACATGAAGGTAGGCAAGGGGGCCGCCATGAAGCACTCAAATGACAACAAGACCGGCCGGAATGCCGTGAACCTGACGAGCGAAAAGAGCGTTCACTGGGATCAGGACATGAGCTACGGACAGTACCTGGGGCTCGAGACCCTGCTGTCCTGCCAGAATCCTGTCTCTGACGAGCACGATGAAATGCTCTTCGTGATCATCCATCAGGTATCCGAGCTATGGCTGAAGCAGTGCCTCCATGAGGCGCATGCGGCGGCTCGGCATATTGCGGCGGATCGACTCCGCCCGGCCTTCAAGATGCTCACCCGGGTCTCGCGCATCCAGGAGCAGATGATCCAGGCCTGGGAAGTCCTGGTCACCATGACGCCGACCGACTACGTCAGCTTCCGCGACAGCCTGGGGCAGAGCTCCGGATTTCAATCGTACCAATACCGCGAGCTGGAGTTCCTGCTGGGCAACAAGCACCCGGGCATGGTCAAGGTCCATCGCTCGCACCCCGAGCACTATCAGCGGCTAGTGAGCGTGTTGCAGGCCCCCAGCCTGTACGACATCAGCCTGCAGCTGCTGGCTCGGCGAGGTTTCAGCGTGCCGGCATCGGTGCTGGATCGCGACTGGTCGGAGCCGTATGAAGCCTGTGCGGAGGTCGAGGCCGTCTGGGCCGATATCTACGCCGATACCGACCGGCACTGGGACCTGTATGAGCTGGCGGAAAAGCTGGTGGATACCGAGTACAACTTCCACAAGTGGCGCTTCAGCCACATGAAGACCGTCGAACGCATCATCGGCCACAAGAGCGGGACCGGCGGCACCTCGGGAGTGTCGTATCTGCAGAAGGCATTGGACCTGAAGTTCTTTCCCGAGCTCTGGTCGGTCAGAACCTCGCTGTAGCCGGCGGGGCCAGGATGATGGGACGATGATCGCGGTTGCCTCATGCCCGATGGTGTTCATCGGGCCGATGCGTCAGGCTTACCCGGTGGTTCGGAGCCTGCTTGACTGTAAAGGATGCCGTTTCGGTTGCCCTCGATCACACGGAGTTTTCCCATGACGCCACCGCTGACCCGTCACAATCGCCCCCGCCAGGTGCTCGACGCCATCGCCGCCGCCAATGCTTCGCTTGACGACGACGACCGCGAGGCCAAGTACGCCAAGCTGGCCGAGTCGCCGTATCGCTTCTTCCGCGGCACCAACCACCTGTACTGGAGCGACGTCTGGCACGACTGGCGCTTCGCCCTCTACGGCGGCCTGCCGGAGACCCAGACCTGGCTGCAGGGCGACGCTCACGTCTACAACTTCGGCGCCTACGGCCATCATGACGATGCCGTGCGCTACGGCATGGACGACTTCGACGATGCCATGGTCGGCGACTACCAGTACGACCTGTGGCGGCTGGCGATCAGCCTGGTGCTGGACGCCCGTGAGAACGCCGGGCTCTCGCGGAAGGGCATCGACAAGTCGCTCGAGACGCTCATCGAGGCCTACCTGGACGAGCTCGACGATCACGCCGAGGGCGAGGTGCCGGGGGCGGTGACCCTGGAGACCGCCAAGGGGCCGCTGGAGCCCTTCCTGGAGAAGGTGGCGCGCAAGGAGAGCCGGACCAAGATGCTCGACAAGTGGACGGTGCTTGGCGACGACGGCCGTCGTCTCGCCGTCGACGAGCGCCCGGAGAAGCTGGCCCGCCTGCCGGCCCACCTGGGCAGCCAGCTGCGCAAGGCCGTGGAGGAGGAGTATCGCGGGACGCTGCGCGGCGCCCGCGCCGAAGCCGAGGAGGATCACTTCCGGGTCAAGGACATGGCGCGGCGCCTAGATGCCGGCACCGGTTCGCTGGGGCTCGACCGCTACTACGTGCTGATCGAGGGCGGGCGCGACCATGTCCACGACGACGTCATCCTCGACGTGAAGCAGCAGACCGCGCCCGAGGGCTGGCGGCTGATGAACGCCGCCGAGAAGCGCGACTGGCGCCGCGCCTTCGCCCACGAGGGTGCCCGCCATGCCGCCGCCTTCACCGCCATCGCCGAGCACCCGGACATCTACCTGGGCTGGCTGCATCTGGGCGACACGGTGTTCTCGGTGCGCGAGCGCTCGCCGTTCAAGGAGGACTTCCCGACCCACAAGCTCGACGGCGACAAGCCCTATCGCAAGCTGGCCAAGCAGTGGGGCCGGATCCTGGCCCGTGAGCACCTGCGCGGCGGCCAGGCGCTGAACCCCGACGATCCCGGCGCCTTCGCCCGGGCGGTGACCGGCCGGGTCGAGGGCGGCCAGGAGCATTTCGTGGACATGATCTCGACGCTGGCCTTCAGCTACGCCGACTGCGTGGCCCGGGATCACGCCACTTTCGTCGATTCTCTGTAAACGGGAACCGATGTGTTCGCCGTCGACGGGTCTGCGAGGGGCGCTATGAACCCCTCCCTGGGCGCTACCGACGCCTTCCCTGGCGTAGGACCCCCTCTTCGACCCGTCCCCGGCGTGTTCCACGTTCAGCGCCGTTCTGAATCGCGCCGATACGCCTTGGGTGCAGGCCCCCGGTCGCTGTAGGCTGGGGGCAATTCGCATTCAGGAGGCGCCATGTTTCCCCCCTTCACGCTGCGCTATGCGCGCTTCCCCGACCGGCTGCGGGCGCCCGCCCGGCCGGCGCCCGTCGAGCGCCCCGAGTTGGTGGCCTTCAACCGGCCGCTGGCCGAGTCGCTGGGCTTCGATCTGGACGCCTTCGACCCCGAGCGGGCTGCCGAGCTGTTTTCCGGCAACGTCCTGCCCGAGGGTGCCGAGCCCGTGGCCCTGGCCTACGCCGGCCACCAGTTCGGCAACTTCGTGCCCCAGCTCGGCGATGGCCGGGCGGTGCTGCTGGGCGAGGTGACCGACCGCGCCGGCCGGGTGCGCGATCTCCAGCTCAAGGGCAGCGGCCGCACGCCGTTCTCCCGCGGCGGCGACGGCCGCGCGCCGCTAGGCCCGGTGCTGCGCGAGTACCTGGTCAGCGAGGCCATGCATGCCCTGGGCGTGCCGACCACCCGGGCGCTGGCCGCGGTGACCACCGGCGAGACGGTCTATCGACGCGTGCCGGAGCCCGGCGCGGTGCTGACCCGCGTCGCCGCCAGCCACCTGCGCGTGGGCACCTTCCAGTACGTCGCCGCCCGTGACGACCAGGAGGCCGTGCGGCTGCTGGCCGACGAGGCGATCGAGCGCCACTACCCGCATCTCGCCGAGCGCGATGAGGGCGAGCGCTATCTGGGCCTGCTCGAGGCGACGGTGGAGCGCCAGGCCGAGCTGGTGGCGCGGTGGATGGGGCTTGGCTTCATCCACGGGGTGATGAACACCGACAACGCGGCGATCTCCGGCGAGACCATCGACTACGGCCCCTGCGCCTTCATGGACGCCTATGACCCGCGCACCGTGTTCAGCTCCATCGACGAGCGCGGCCGCTACGCCTTCGTCAACCAGCCGCCGATCGCCCAGTGGAACCTGGCGCGCTTCGCCGAGACCCTGCTGGCGCTGATCGACGAGGACCGCGAGCGGGCCATCGAGCGCGCCACCGAGGTGCTGAAGACCTTCGAGGAGCGCTTCGAGGCCAGCCGGCTGCGGGTGATGCGCGCCAAGCTGGGCCTCGAGACGGTGGAGGAGGGCGACGCCGCCCTGATTGCGGACTGGCTGGCGTCGATGCAGGCCGCGCGCGCCGACTTCACCCTGAGCTTCCGCCGCCTGGCCGACGCTCTGGAAGGCCCCGAGGGCGAGGCGCGCCTGGCCGAGCTGTTCGGCGATCGCGAGGCGCTCGACGCCTGGCTGTCACGCTGGCGCGAGCGGCTGTCCCGCGAGGAGGCCGATACCGCCGAGCTGGCGCGGCGCCTGCGCGGCGTGAATCCGGCGGTGATTCCGCGCAACCATCGCGTGGCGGAGGCCATCGCGGCGGCCGAGAACGACGACTTCGCCCCCTTCGAGGCGCTGCTGGCGGCGATCACCCGGCCCTTCGAGGCGCCGAACGGCGAGGTCGACTATACCCGTCCGCCGCGGGACGACGAGAAGGTGCTGCGGACCTTCTGTGGCACCTGACGCGAGCGCATCGTCACCGCGACAGGGGCCGTCGGCATGTCACGCCTCGCCCGGCGCGTCTGTCACCAGAAGGTCGCGTCGTTGAATGCCTCGACACAGTGGGCTCTGCCCTTCAGCGGCGTCATCTCGGCCTCGGTGAGCGGTTGTGCGAGCCAGCCCTCGGGGTATTGCAGCGCGAACGGCGCCGGGATGAAGGTCGTGGTGACCGGCGCAAAGCCGACACGCGAGTAGTAGTTCGGGTCACCATAGGTCACGGCGATGTCGATGCCTGCCTCACGCAGCGCTTGCAGGGCATGGGTCAGCAGCTGCCGTCCGACCCCCTGGCCTTGCCACTCGGTCGCCACCGCCACCGGGCCGAGCACCAGCACGCTCCGGTCATCCTGGTCGTAGGTCAGCCTCGAGAAGATCGCCGCGCCGATGACCGCACCATCGAACTCGGCGGTGAAGACATGCCGATCCGGCGCGGGTGTGCGAGACAGCAGGTTACCCACCAGATCGCCGATCAGCGTGCCTTCCGACGCTCCCTCGGCGGCGGTGAAGGTCGCCGTGAACAGTTCGACGAGCGCCTGATCGCGCCCCTGGGCGCCTTGCGAGAATTTCATGCGGGCTCCTTGGCTGCCGTACGCAGGTTCAGGGTAACGGCCCCTTCAGGCCTTTTCCCCCAGGGCGGCGATATGGTCCGGCAGGCGATCATGGGAGCCGTACATGAAGTGGTTCTCCATGCGCTCCGCAAACTGGGCGGCTTCCGGCTCACGTCCCACCGCCATGGCGACCTCGCGCACGTGCATCGGCGATGCGCCACAGCAGACGCCGAGGTAGTTGACCCCCTGGGCATGAACGTCGCGAGCAAAGGCGCCGAGTTCGTAGCGGTTGCAGAACAGCGGGTCCAGGGCGGTCGGGAAGGGGCGTCCATGGGGCGCCGGGCAGCCGCACCCCTGATGGTCGGAGAGGTTGAAGAAGGTCGGTTCCTGCTCGGTGGTGCGATAGGTCACCGGCAGCGCTGCCACATGGCAGGCAACGGCATCGCGAATCTGCTGGATCCAGGGCAGCATGGTATCCGGCCCTCTGAAGCAGTTCAGACCGACCACGCTGGCGCCCTTCTGCTCCAGGGCGACGCAGGTTTCCACGATGCCGGGGCCATCGATCATGCGATTCTCGGCCATCGGCGCCAGGGTGACCACGGCCGGCAGCCCCTTGGCCTTGATCGCCTCCAGGGCCGCTTCGGCTTCTCCGGCATAGTAGAAGGTTTCCGCGATGATGAAGTCGGCGCCTTCCTCGACGGCCCATTGCACCATCTCGTCGAACATGTCGCGTACGCTCTGCTGGGAGACCGGATCTTCCGGGTCCCAGACGTTGCTGTTGGAAATGTTGCCGGCCATCAGGTTACCGGCCTTTTCATCGGCCACCTTGCGGGCAATCTTCAACGCGGCCCGATTCAGCGGCTCCAACAAGTCTTCCTTGCCAATGACCTTCATCTTTTCGCGGTGGCCGTTATAGGTGAAGGCCTGAACGATGTCTGATCCGGCATGCTGGAAATCCCGGTGCAGCGCTTCCAGCGCGTCCGGGCGCAGCAACGCCACTTCGGGAACGAACTCACCGGCGGAGAGATAACCGCGCCGTTCAAGCTCGAACAGGAAACCCTCGGCACAGATGAGGGGGCCCCGGTCGAGTCGTTGGGTGATCAGGTCTTGTGCCATGGATGCATGCCTCCGCGGTGGTAGGTGTCTTGAATCAATGCATTCTGGCAGTCGTTCAGCCCTCGTCACCAATGAAGGTTTTCCGGCTTGAAGATGATTGAAATTCATCCAAGGTGACATTTCTAACAATGAAATGAATATTCGCCGGGGTCTTTGACGTTCAAGGGGAAGGCATCGGCTGGCCGTTATCTCCGGAAGCGAAGCCATCGCACAACGCGCTTATCGCCAGGGGCGGACAACGCCAGGACAGGGGCAGCCTCCCGTTACCGGGAGCTATCGAAAACACGCACCACGTCGCCTCGAGCCTGCCTCTAGAGCCAGTAGAGGCACAGCGACAGCGTTACCACCGAGCCCAGCGTCGAGAGCAGCACGGTGCGCGAGACGACCGCCGCCTCGCGGCCGTAGAACTCCGCCAGCATGTAGGGCCCGGTGCCGGTGGGCAGCGCACTCATCAGCAGCGCCGACTTGGCCCACAGCGGCGGCAGCGCGAAGACGTGGAACGCCAGCACCCAGGTGATCAGCGGATGCACCAGCAGCTTGAGGCCGACCAGCCCCCAGGCGCCTTCGGCGGAACCGCTCTGCTTCTGGGCCAGGAACAGGCCCAGCGAGACCAGTGCGCAGGGCGTGGTGGCATCGCCCAGCAGGCGCAGGAAGTCGTCGAAGGGGCCGTCCAGGGGCACGCCGCCCAGCGCCCACAGCGCGCCCACCAACGGCGAGACCACCAGCGGGTTCCTGGCCAGGGCCTTGAACACCTTGGCGAGTGCCTGGACGAAGGACGGCTCGTCCTGCAGGCCGACCTCGATGCACACCACGGCGATGGCGAACAGCACGCAGACCACGATCAGGGTGGCGATCAGCGCCGGTGCCAGCCCGGCTTCGCCCAGCACCAGCAGGCTCAGGGGAATGCCCACGTAGCCGGTGTTGGCGTAGGCGGCGCCGAGGCCGTCGATGCTGGCGTCGACCAGCCGGCGCCGGCCGCGCAGGCGATAGCCCACGGTGACCGCGAACAGCAGCAGCGTCGGCAGGGTCACGGCGGCGATGAAGCCCGGATGCCAGATATCCTCCCAGCGGGCGGTGGCCGTGGTGCGGAACAGCAGCGCCGGCAGGCACAGCCAGACCACGAAGCGGTTGAGCTCGGCGGCGGCGGTCTCGCCCAGCCGGCCGGTGCGGCGGCACAGGTAGCCCGCCAGGATCAGGCCGAAGATGGGCAGAACGACACCGAGAACGGACGACATGGGGGCTCCTGGGCGGCGGCACGATGGAGAGGCTAGCCTAGGCGGATACGGCGATGCCGTCTAATCGATGAGAAGACGGTCGATACGCCCGGATAGCGGCCGAGCAAGACAGCGGGCGCCCACGACGAAGCGCGCCGGCCACGAGGGCCGGCGCGATGTCGTCGGGGACCGCCGCGGGGTGCGGCGGCCGTCGGGTGGGTGATCAGCCCAGTTCGAGATCGAAGCGGTCGGCGTTCATGACCTTGGTCCAGGCGGCCACGAAGTCCTTCACGAACTTGGCCTCGTTGTCGTCCTGGGCGTAGACCTCCGCGTAGGAGCGCAGGACGGAATTGGAGCCGAACACCAGGTCGATGCGGGTGGCGGTCCACTTCACCCGATCGGTCTTGCGGTCGCGGATCTCGTAGAGGCCCTTGCCGGCGGGCTTCCAGTGGTTGGCCATGTCGGTCAGGTTGACGAAGAAGTCGTTGCTCAGCTGACCCTCGCGGTCGGTGAACACGCCGTGCTTGCTGCCGCCGTGGTTGGTGCCCAGCATGCGCATGCCGCCCATCAGCACGGTCATTTCGGGGGCGGTGAGGCCCATCAGCTGAGCGCGGTCGAGCAGCAGCTCCTCGGGCTTGACCACATAGTCCTGCTTCAGCCAGTTACGGAAGCCGTCGGCCACCGGCTCCAGCGGTTCGAAGGAGTCGGCGTCGGTCATCTCGGCGCTGGCATCGCCGCGGCCCGGCGAGAACGGCACCAGGATGTCGTGGCCGGCCGCACGGGCCGCTCGCTCGATGCCGACGCTGCCGCCCAGCACGATGAGGTCGGCCAGGCTGGCGCCGGTCTCGGCGGCGATGCCCTCGTAGACCTTCAACACCTTGTTCAGGCGCTCGGGCTCGTTCCCCGGCCAGTCCTTCTGTGGCGCCAGGCGGATGTGCGCGCCGTTGGCGCCGCCGCGCATGTCGGAGCCGCGGTAGGTGCGGGCGCTGTCCCAGGCGGTGGCGACCATCTCGCCGATGGACAGGTCGCTTTCGGCGATCTTCTGCTTGGCGGCCTCGACCGAATAGTTGATGTTGCCGGCCGGTACCGGGTCCTGCCAGATCAGGTCCTCGTCCGGCACTTCCGGGCCGATGTAGCGGGTCTTCGGGCCCATGTCGCGGTGGGTCAGCTTGAACCAGGCGCGGGCGAAGCAGTCCTTGAAGTATTCCGGATCCTTCATGAACTTCTCGCAGATGGCCCGGTAGGTCGGATCCATCTTCATCGCCATGTCGGCGTCGGTCATCATCGGGTTGTGGCGGACGGACGGGTCGGTGGGATCGACCGGCTTGTCCTCCTCCTTGATGTCGACGGGCTCCCACTGGTTGGCGCCGGCGGGGCTCTTGGTGACCTCCCACTCATGCCCGAACAGCATGTCGAAGTAGCCCATGTCGAACTGGGTGGGGTTCTTGGTCCAGGCGCCCTCGAGGCCGGAGGTGACGGCGTTGGTGGCCTTGCCCTGCTGGTTCGGGTTGAGCCAGCCGAAACCCTGGGCCTCCACGTCCGCGGCTTCCGGCTCCGGCCCCAGGGCGTCGGCATCGCCGTTGCCGTGGGTCTTGCCGACGGTGTGGCCGCCGGCGGTCAGCGCCGCGGTTTCCTCGTCGTTCATGGCCATGCGGGAGAAGGTCTCGCGAACCTGTTCGGCGGTCTTCAGCGGGTCGGGCTGGCCATTGACCCCCTCGGGGTTCACGTAGATCAGGCCCATCTGCACCGCGGCCAGCGGGTTCTCCATGGTGTCGGGCTTGTCGACGTCGCCGTAGCGCTCATCGGAGGGGGCCAGCCATTCCTTCTCGGCGCCCCAGTAGACGTCCTTCTCGGGATGCCAGATGTCCTCGCGACCGAAGGAGAAGCCGAAGGTCTTGAAGCCCATGGACTCGTAGGCGACGTTGCCGGCGAGGATGAACAGGTCGGCCCAGCTGACCTTGTTGCCGTACTTCTTCTTGAGCGGCCACAGCAGGCGCCGTGCCTTGTCGAGGTTGCCGTTGTCCGGCCAGCTGTTGAGCGGGGCGAAGCGCTGGTTGCCGGTGCCGCCGCCGCCTCGGCCGTCGGCGATGCGGTAGGAGCCGGCGGCGTGCCAGGCCATGCGGATCATCAGGCCGCCGTAGTGGCCCCAGTCGGCCGGCCACCACGCCTGACTGTCGGTCATCAGGGCGTGCATGTCCTTCTTCAGCGCCTCGAAGTCGAGCTTGCGGACTTCCTGGCGATAGTCGAAGTCGTCGCCCATCGGGTCGGTCTTGCGGTCGTGCTGGTGGAGGATGTCGAGGTTGAGGGCATTGGGCCACCAGTCCATGACCGAGGTGCCGGTTTCGGTCATGCCGCCGTGCATGACCGGGCACTTGCCCGCGCCGCCTTGCTGTGTTGCGTCACCCATCTCGTACTCCTTCATCGCGTGGTCGTGTGCTCCAGTATCGATAGAGGTCACGTCGCCGCCCTTGTTGCCGAATGCCGGGAATCCGGTACATCCAAGCGGGCCTCTAGCCTCTTTCACATAGCTTAGTGATGACTGGGGCGACTGCCATTTTTCTTTCCTGAACAAGTTGATAGCAAACCTTTATCGTCCTTTGACGATACGAGGCCGGCCCCGTTCGGCGTGGCCGGCCGTCGTCCATTGGTCGCCCCCTGGTTGCCTGGCGATTCGCGGCCTCCCTACACTCGATGGCTCGGTAATCATGAGCCCCGCATGAGCGTTTCGCTGTTCTCGATCCGGCCCCGTCGATGCATTAACGGGGCCGAACATCGGATAACAATCACAAACCGCGAACCCGGGGGAGGGCAGGGAGCCTCTCCCCGGGGCCGCCAAAGGAGCCGCTAGATGTCCGTCAGAGAGAT
It includes:
- a CDS encoding Lrp/AsnC family transcriptional regulator gives rise to the protein MTTLDRFDLALLHALQRDARLTLGALSEAVSLSPSQCSRRLARLERDGIIQGYALRLDPRALGLAVTAFISISMDKSRMDRPLDAVAALLARDEVIECHTITGDHDFVLKVVVESLGALSAFLAEAISPLEGIQNVATQVAMDTLKSNGPLKLG
- the kynU gene encoding kynureninase, which translates into the protein MSVSLDRVRELDRHDPLAGFKRRFALPEGTLYLDGNSLGAQPTAAREAVAATLDQWRDELIGGWNQGWFDAPERLGNRLAPVIGARDGEVVVTDNITLNLFKLLGYILERRGDGDGGAVLSEGGNFPTDGYIAQGFCRLGGVEHRVLPEGAELADHLDGVAVVVLSQVNYRTGRLRDMAATTRRVHEAGAEVIWDLAHSAGALPVDLAGSGARYAVGCTYKYLNGGPGAPGFLYVHRDHQDGGWQPLSGWHGHAAPFAFDADYAPAGDITRFRTGTHSALAYSALEASLSMWGDVDMAALREKSLALSALFRDCLADLFEAHGIEDITPPAAERGSQVSLVDADNGYAIVQALISRGVIGDYREPGLMRFGFTPLYLSFEDVWRAAMHFREVVESGEYREPRFHVRGAVT
- the kynA gene encoding tryptophan 2,3-dioxygenase; its protein translation is MKHSNDNKTGRNAVNLTSEKSVHWDQDMSYGQYLGLETLLSCQNPVSDEHDEMLFVIIHQVSELWLKQCLHEAHAAARHIAADRLRPAFKMLTRVSRIQEQMIQAWEVLVTMTPTDYVSFRDSLGQSSGFQSYQYRELEFLLGNKHPGMVKVHRSHPEHYQRLVSVLQAPSLYDISLQLLARRGFSVPASVLDRDWSEPYEACAEVEAVWADIYADTDRHWDLYELAEKLVDTEYNFHKWRFSHMKTVERIIGHKSGTGGTSGVSYLQKALDLKFFPELWSVRTSL
- a CDS encoding DUF2252 domain-containing protein, coding for MTPPLTRHNRPRQVLDAIAAANASLDDDDREAKYAKLAESPYRFFRGTNHLYWSDVWHDWRFALYGGLPETQTWLQGDAHVYNFGAYGHHDDAVRYGMDDFDDAMVGDYQYDLWRLAISLVLDARENAGLSRKGIDKSLETLIEAYLDELDDHAEGEVPGAVTLETAKGPLEPFLEKVARKESRTKMLDKWTVLGDDGRRLAVDERPEKLARLPAHLGSQLRKAVEEEYRGTLRGARAEAEEDHFRVKDMARRLDAGTGSLGLDRYYVLIEGGRDHVHDDVILDVKQQTAPEGWRLMNAAEKRDWRRAFAHEGARHAAAFTAIAEHPDIYLGWLHLGDTVFSVRERSPFKEDFPTHKLDGDKPYRKLAKQWGRILAREHLRGGQALNPDDPGAFARAVTGRVEGGQEHFVDMISTLAFSYADCVARDHATFVDSL
- a CDS encoding homocysteine S-methyltransferase family protein, with the protein product MAQDLITQRLDRGPLICAEGFLFELERRGYLSAGEFVPEVALLRPDALEALHRDFQHAGSDIVQAFTYNGHREKMKVIGKEDLLEPLNRAALKIARKVADEKAGNLMAGNISNSNVWDPEDPVSQQSVRDMFDEMVQWAVEEGADFIIAETFYYAGEAEAALEAIKAKGLPAVVTLAPMAENRMIDGPGIVETCVALEQKGASVVGLNCFRGPDTMLPWIQQIRDAVACHVAALPVTYRTTEQEPTFFNLSDHQGCGCPAPHGRPFPTALDPLFCNRYELGAFARDVHAQGVNYLGVCCGASPMHVREVAMAVGREPEAAQFAERMENHFMYGSHDRLPDHIAALGEKA
- a CDS encoding GNAT family N-acetyltransferase — protein: MKFSQGAQGRDQALVELFTATFTAAEGASEGTLIGDLVGNLLSRTPAPDRHVFTAEFDGAVIGAAIFSRLTYDQDDRSVLVLGPVAVATEWQGQGVGRQLLTHALQALREAGIDIAVTYGDPNYYSRVGFAPVTTTFIPAPFALQYPEGWLAQPLTEAEMTPLKGRAHCVEAFNDATFW
- a CDS encoding protein adenylyltransferase SelO, with the translated sequence MFPPFTLRYARFPDRLRAPARPAPVERPELVAFNRPLAESLGFDLDAFDPERAAELFSGNVLPEGAEPVALAYAGHQFGNFVPQLGDGRAVLLGEVTDRAGRVRDLQLKGSGRTPFSRGGDGRAPLGPVLREYLVSEAMHALGVPTTRALAAVTTGETVYRRVPEPGAVLTRVAASHLRVGTFQYVAARDDQEAVRLLADEAIERHYPHLAERDEGERYLGLLEATVERQAELVARWMGLGFIHGVMNTDNAAISGETIDYGPCAFMDAYDPRTVFSSIDERGRYAFVNQPPIAQWNLARFAETLLALIDEDRERAIERATEVLKTFEERFEASRLRVMRAKLGLETVEEGDAALIADWLASMQAARADFTLSFRRLADALEGPEGEARLAELFGDREALDAWLSRWRERLSREEADTAELARRLRGVNPAVIPRNHRVAEAIAAAENDDFAPFEALLAAITRPFEAPNGEVDYTRPPRDDEKVLRTFCGT
- a CDS encoding alpha/beta hydrolase, which produces MAGHDGQWALDRAYSPSLCARSFEASLARQARRGERLRERHPPRRLSYGPGAQEGINLFLPTTGKPRGLMVFLHGGYWQELDASATDFMAGDWFEAGWAFASVDYPLAPRTSLEAIVEACRRAVAVLQRELGELNAEAPLHLGGHSAGAHLALASCLGEQGLAGIDSLWLISGIYDLRPLVETYINAPLGLDPGRAEELSPLCQPLAGLPPLQLVLGEFDPPAFHRQSERLDERVRAAGGRCRLTELKDCDHFDILERLGSTPDRSGKDASANEST